Proteins encoded by one window of Chroococcidiopsis sp. TS-821:
- a CDS encoding glycosyltransferase family 4 protein, producing the protein MSNSRVLVAQLGARRHYQQPILFHQWGVLDSFYTDFYVGKTWLTALLKHTAIYNQLPNTLKKGLDRYTPELDTAQIIHFPTFGYQYAQAWRKASSEEKSRLSIKVGKEFCQKIIQKGLGNANVVYGFNGASLELFEYAKARGIRCILDQTVAERSLIYKLLLQEEKDWPNWSLSPFTVNKSDIELVQREQHEQDLADHIICGSSFVKDSLIARGVNADKVSVVPLGRCKDKQMQSYDVTYKSQNQQNGELKILFAGTVELRKGIPYLLKALRELQGKISFTCKVAGSLQIKPQRIAEYSDICSFLGVVPRSQMSELYAWADVFVLPSICEGSAMVTYEAMNWKLPIVTTPNAGSIVRNNIDGFVVPVKNPSSIANKLLEVYTHKINEEQKNSTDLYQKQIFHSSELKLRQALVEN; encoded by the coding sequence ATGTCAAATAGTAGGGTATTAGTAGCACAACTTGGTGCAAGAAGACATTATCAACAACCTATTCTTTTTCATCAATGGGGTGTTTTAGATAGTTTTTATACGGATTTTTATGTAGGTAAAACTTGGCTTACTGCTCTCTTAAAACACACTGCAATATACAATCAGTTACCTAATACCCTTAAAAAGGGACTTGACCGATATACTCCAGAACTAGACACGGCACAGATTATTCATTTTCCTACATTCGGATATCAATATGCCCAAGCATGGAGAAAAGCTTCTTCCGAAGAAAAATCACGTCTTTCTATAAAAGTAGGTAAAGAATTTTGTCAGAAAATTATTCAAAAAGGATTAGGTAATGCAAATGTTGTTTATGGATTTAATGGAGCATCTCTAGAGCTATTTGAGTATGCTAAAGCAAGAGGTATCCGCTGTATACTGGATCAAACAGTTGCAGAAAGATCGCTAATTTATAAACTTCTTTTACAAGAAGAGAAGGATTGGCCAAACTGGTCTTTATCACCTTTTACAGTCAATAAGTCTGATATAGAATTGGTGCAGCGGGAGCAGCATGAGCAAGACTTAGCTGATCACATCATTTGTGGCTCTAGTTTTGTTAAAGATTCCTTAATAGCTAGAGGAGTTAACGCTGACAAAGTTTCTGTAGTGCCCCTTGGACGCTGTAAAGATAAACAGATGCAATCGTATGATGTTACTTATAAATCACAGAACCAGCAAAATGGTGAATTAAAAATTTTATTTGCAGGAACAGTTGAACTGCGTAAAGGAATTCCTTATCTACTAAAAGCTTTAAGAGAACTGCAAGGAAAAATTTCTTTTACCTGTAAAGTTGCAGGTTCTTTACAAATTAAACCTCAACGTATTGCTGAATATAGTGACATTTGTAGTTTTCTAGGTGTAGTACCTCGTTCACAGATGTCAGAATTGTATGCTTGGGCAGATGTATTTGTACTACCTTCTATTTGCGAAGGTTCAGCTATGGTAACTTATGAGGCAATGAATTGGAAACTACCTATAGTTACAACCCCTAATGCTGGCTCTATTGTTAGAAACAACATTGACGGTTTTGTTGTTCCGGTTAAAAACCCCTCATCTATTGCTAATAAGTTACTAGAAGTTTATACACATAAGATAAATGAAGAGCAGAAAAATAGTACCGATTTATATCAAAAACAGATATTTCATAGCTCTGAGCTTAAACTTAGGCAAGCCCTTGTAGAAAACTAG
- a CDS encoding lipopolysaccharide biosynthesis protein has product MLEGNKIISLRRVTKFIKILDKVTPGASRSLGWEILITALSFPASIVLNRALGAEDRGLLASVILIPSTIFALGSCQWNRLLVGLITSKQISGREAWRRTNYYTILLSIIFIPIGIFSSLMYVKLPLEARIISAIYCAKFPIHFLCECLAATYNATGSIDGRYAMRMSLSLSYLFLLFAFVFSDSLSVSSAVFIYFIIHVVSLIFGLIKKNKLLYGDTIQTRPPLTIIKRGFIPFSLETFSSKLDIWAFSLFGTLITLGYYTGITAMMLPVGLVSQALTVSSTARLDWKQPTLVHRYMVKTLIVFVIVLAGLALGGTLIGSDLLNLFLGKSFKDGEWMIPWIAVIVVSNAAATQFHSALQLSGLQNSYLLIQTMEPVVRLAIVLGLGWWFSEIGILYGMAIASTLKAGICFWVHHKTKLDVASTVGN; this is encoded by the coding sequence ATGCTTGAAGGCAACAAAATCATATCACTGAGGCGAGTAACTAAATTTATCAAGATTTTAGATAAAGTTACGCCAGGAGCATCGCGAAGTTTGGGATGGGAGATTCTAATTACAGCTTTATCATTTCCTGCTTCGATAGTACTTAACCGAGCTTTAGGTGCTGAAGACAGAGGCTTATTAGCATCTGTTATTCTAATTCCTAGTACTATTTTTGCTCTAGGTAGCTGTCAATGGAATCGGCTTTTAGTAGGTTTAATCACTTCTAAACAAATATCTGGTAGAGAAGCTTGGCGTAGAACAAATTATTATACAATTTTGCTTTCAATTATATTTATTCCTATTGGTATTTTTAGCAGTCTTATGTATGTAAAGCTTCCCTTGGAGGCTCGTATAATAAGTGCAATTTATTGTGCCAAATTTCCTATACATTTTCTGTGTGAATGTTTAGCTGCTACTTACAATGCTACAGGTAGTATTGATGGTAGATATGCTATGCGAATGAGTTTAAGCTTAAGTTACTTGTTTTTATTATTTGCTTTTGTTTTTTCCGACTCTCTCTCTGTAAGCTCAGCAGTATTTATTTATTTTATTATTCATGTAGTATCACTTATTTTTGGTTTAATCAAAAAAAATAAGCTTCTTTACGGAGACACAATACAAACAAGACCGCCTTTAACTATAATTAAAAGAGGTTTTATTCCATTTTCTTTGGAAACTTTTAGTAGCAAGTTAGATATCTGGGCTTTTTCACTTTTTGGTACATTAATAACACTAGGCTATTACACAGGAATTACTGCCATGATGTTACCTGTGGGGCTTGTATCACAAGCTCTTACAGTGAGTAGCACGGCACGTTTAGACTGGAAGCAACCAACTTTAGTCCATCGTTACATGGTTAAAACGTTAATAGTATTTGTAATTGTATTAGCTGGATTAGCTTTAGGAGGGACACTAATAGGCTCTGACTTATTAAATTTATTTTTAGGAAAAAGCTTTAAAGATGGAGAGTGGATGATTCCTTGGATAGCTGTAATTGTGGTTAGTAACGCAGCAGCAACTCAATTTCACTCAGCATTACAGCTTTCTGGTTTACAGAATTCTTATTTGCTTATTCAAACTATGGAACCAGTAGTACGATTAGCAATCGTTTTAGGTTTGGGTTGGTGGTTTTCTGAGATAGGAATTTTATATGGTATGGCGATTGCATCTACTTTAAAGGCTGGAATTTGCTTTTGGGTTCACCACAAAACAAAACTTGACGTAGCTTCAACAGTTGGTAATTAA
- a CDS encoding bifunctional 2-polyprenyl-6-hydroxyphenol methylase/3-demethylubiquinol 3-O-methyltransferase UbiG: MQTKTSCFLNSFTKRLLSQGIACPSCCYTSAKIIAKKFMVTDLRRCENCNLLFRTPTTTEEESIEFYQNTYKQGFTTDLPSDIQLQDLLNKKLVNTEKDYSKWIKILDLLGGVPQQRLLDYGCSWGYGSWQFREAGYGVTAFEISKPRCLYAKEKLGIDAKNSLSEIQGEFDIIFSPHVIEHLPSVSNYLTFAKNHLHPGGILDTVCPNGSEKFRDLNLKNYSKFWGLVHLQLPDEKFHTKYFGETNLLITSEPYNLSLFRNWDKSSLCLGDLTGSELLSVWAKPEKES, from the coding sequence ATGCAAACTAAAACTAGTTGCTTTTTAAATTCTTTTACTAAGCGTTTACTTTCTCAAGGTATTGCTTGCCCATCGTGTTGTTATACTTCAGCTAAAATAATTGCGAAAAAATTCATGGTTACAGATTTAAGACGTTGTGAAAACTGTAATTTACTTTTCCGTACTCCTACTACTACGGAGGAAGAAAGTATAGAGTTTTATCAAAATACTTACAAACAAGGTTTTACAACTGATTTGCCATCTGATATTCAGCTTCAAGATTTGCTTAATAAAAAGTTAGTCAATACTGAAAAAGATTACAGTAAGTGGATAAAAATTCTAGATTTACTTGGTGGAGTTCCTCAGCAAAGACTTTTAGATTACGGTTGTTCATGGGGATATGGTTCTTGGCAGTTTAGAGAGGCTGGTTACGGAGTTACGGCTTTTGAGATTTCTAAACCTAGATGTCTGTATGCTAAGGAAAAGCTAGGGATAGATGCTAAAAACTCATTATCTGAAATACAGGGAGAGTTCGATATTATCTTTTCTCCTCATGTTATTGAGCATCTACCGTCAGTGTCTAACTATCTTACTTTTGCTAAGAATCATTTACATCCTGGTGGAATATTAGACACAGTTTGTCCAAATGGATCAGAAAAGTTTAGAGATTTAAATCTAAAGAATTACTCTAAGTTTTGGGGGTTAGTTCATCTTCAACTACCTGATGAGAAATTCCATACCAAATACTTTGGAGAAACAAACCTACTTATTACTTCAGAACCTTATAATTTGTCTTTATTCCGTAATTGGGATAAGAGTTCTCTTTGTTTAGGAGATTTGACTGGCTCAGAACTACTTTCTGTTTGGGCAAAGCCAGAAAAAGAATCATAG